In one Calditrichota bacterium genomic region, the following are encoded:
- the rpmD gene encoding 50S ribosomal protein L30 has product MAKKLKITQVRSAIDRNKKQKRTLVALGIHRMHDSVIHEATPQILGMVKSIEHLLKVEEVD; this is encoded by the coding sequence ATGGCAAAGAAGCTAAAAATAACGCAGGTTCGCAGTGCAATCGATCGAAACAAGAAACAAAAACGAACATTGGTTGCATTGGGAATTCATAGAATGCACGATTCGGTAATACACGAGGCAACCCCCCAGATATTGGGAATGGTTAAATCAATTGAACACCTATTGAAAGTGGAAGAAGTCGATTAG
- the rpsE gene encoding 30S ribosomal protein S5, which yields MERISPSELDLKERVVHINRVAKVVKGGRRFSFNAIVVVGDGKGHVGVGFGKANEVTDAITKSTENAKKNLVYIQISKGTVSHPIIGKYGAARVFLKPASPGTGVIAGGPVRAIMESVGISDVLAKILGSTNPHNVVKATMNALESMLNIDTVTKKRGISVREMFLMD from the coding sequence TTGGAACGGATTAGTCCCAGTGAATTGGATTTAAAAGAACGAGTGGTCCATATTAATCGAGTCGCCAAAGTCGTAAAGGGCGGACGTCGATTTAGCTTCAACGCAATTGTTGTTGTTGGAGATGGCAAGGGGCATGTCGGTGTGGGGTTTGGAAAGGCCAATGAAGTAACGGATGCCATTACCAAGTCCACAGAAAATGCCAAGAAGAACCTGGTTTATATTCAAATCAGCAAGGGAACGGTTTCGCATCCGATTATTGGAAAATACGGTGCGGCGCGGGTATTCCTGAAGCCGGCGTCCCCTGGTACGGGTGTGATTGCGGGTGGGCCCGTTCGCGCCATCATGGAATCGGTGGGCATTTCAGATGTGCTGGCCAAAATTCTGGGATCAACGAACCCGCACAATGTGGTAAAGGCAACGATGAACGCCCTGGAGAGCATGTTGAATATTGACACGGTAACGAAAAAACGGGGCATCTCCGTAAGGGAAATGTTTTTAATGGATTGA
- a CDS encoding 50S ribosomal protein L18, producing the protein MADKNIKKRLARLKRKKRIRRKVWGTSEKPRLVVFRSAKHIYAQLIDDTTGKTLTGVSTLTKDIRDTLADIRKKEGKVGVSKVVGKAIAERAKKLNIESVVFDRNGFNYHGRVKAVADGAREGGLKF; encoded by the coding sequence ATGGCAGACAAAAATATAAAAAAGCGTTTAGCCAGGCTCAAACGTAAAAAGAGAATTCGCCGTAAGGTTTGGGGTACTTCCGAAAAACCGCGTCTTGTGGTGTTTCGAAGTGCAAAACACATTTATGCTCAGCTAATTGACGATACAACCGGCAAAACGCTTACCGGTGTATCCACTTTGACAAAAGATATCAGGGATACCCTGGCAGACATCCGAAAAAAAGAAGGAAAAGTGGGCGTCAGTAAAGTGGTGGGAAAAGCAATTGCTGAACGCGCCAAAAAATTGAATATTGAATCCGTGGTTTTCGACCGGAATGGTTTTAATTATCATGGCCGGGTTAAGGCCGTCGCGGACGGTGCCCGAGAGGGTGGTTTAAAATTTTAG
- the rplF gene encoding 50S ribosomal protein L6, whose protein sequence is MSRIGRAPIPVPEGVTVDIQKNTVRVKGPKGELEQRINPDITVEMQANEVLVKRPTDNRQHRSMHGLYRSLLNNMVIGVSKGFEKRLEIVGVGYRAEKKGKSITFLLGYSHPIVFIPPEGIEVGVENNTQVYVRGIDKELVGLVAAKIRSFRPPEPYKGKGIRYAGEKVRRKAGKSGAK, encoded by the coding sequence TTGTCTCGAATCGGTAGAGCCCCTATCCCTGTTCCGGAAGGGGTTACAGTAGATATTCAGAAAAATACGGTGCGAGTAAAGGGCCCAAAGGGGGAGCTTGAACAGCGAATTAATCCCGATATTACGGTGGAAATGCAGGCCAATGAGGTGCTTGTGAAGCGTCCTACGGACAACCGCCAGCACCGTTCCATGCACGGTCTGTACCGCTCGCTTTTAAATAATATGGTCATTGGCGTATCAAAGGGATTTGAGAAAAGGCTGGAAATTGTGGGCGTTGGATATCGCGCAGAAAAGAAGGGCAAAAGCATTACGTTTTTATTGGGTTATTCTCACCCCATTGTTTTTATTCCACCCGAAGGAATTGAAGTGGGGGTAGAGAATAATACCCAGGTTTATGTGCGTGGGATCGACAAAGAATTGGTTGGTCTGGTTGCGGCAAAAATTCGATCTTTTCGCCCTCCGGAGCCTTACAAGGGTAAGGGCATTCGCTATGCGGGTGAAAAGGTTCGTCGCAAAGCGGGTAAATCTGGCGCAAAGTAA